The following are encoded in a window of Bradyrhizobium guangdongense genomic DNA:
- a CDS encoding DUF736 domain-containing protein: MANIGSFKKVGNEFQGEIVTLSLKAKGVRIVAETNRSNDNAPSHRIYVGRAEIGAAWSKRSEEGRDYLSLKLDDPSFNAPIYANLFDDEGGEGYTLLWSRPRKTGE; this comes from the coding sequence ATGGCTAACATCGGTTCTTTCAAGAAGGTCGGTAACGAATTCCAGGGCGAGATCGTCACCCTGAGCCTGAAGGCCAAGGGCGTCCGCATCGTCGCCGAGACCAACCGCTCCAATGACAACGCCCCCAGCCACCGCATCTATGTGGGCCGGGCGGAGATCGGCGCAGCCTGGTCGAAGCGTTCCGAGGAAGGCCGCGACTACCTCTCGCTCAAGCTCGACGATCCTTCCTTCAACGCGCCGATCTACGCGAACCTGTTCGACGACGAAGGCGGTGAAGGCTACACCCTGCTCTGGTCGCGGCCGCGCAAGACCGGCGAGTAG
- a CDS encoding helix-turn-helix transcriptional regulator has translation MPDPMAGLPPRFLRTPEAARYLGLSGRTLEKHRTYGTGPTYRKIGGRVVYAVDDLKAWADRGAKTSTSDPGKGTVLPAKKQPALRPYAGQERR, from the coding sequence ATGCCCGATCCGATGGCCGGTCTACCACCGCGATTCCTGCGTACACCTGAGGCCGCGCGCTATCTTGGCCTGTCCGGTCGCACGCTCGAGAAGCACCGCACGTACGGTACTGGACCGACGTATCGGAAGATCGGCGGACGTGTTGTCTACGCCGTCGATGACCTGAAAGCGTGGGCTGACCGCGGCGCCAAGACGTCGACGTCCGATCCCGGGAAGGGGACGGTACTGCCGGCCAAGAAGCAGCCCGCGCTGCGCCCGTATGCGGGCCAGGAACGTCGCTGA
- a CDS encoding DUF2840 domain-containing protein translates to MSDLTEVEVLWLEKRIENRIRFGRIVGERKLDRHRRVLSFAPGSIFAFVRWTSNDFGTIISRIDILRAVALGQRCSTVPYVTPGGEILLRLSGWPKVERVLQMIDAVEALGVDPADVAPDHWHHVHNRLSVNENPRPYTKARHQAWLHRQRVMR, encoded by the coding sequence ATGAGCGATCTCACGGAAGTGGAAGTGTTGTGGCTCGAGAAGCGCATCGAAAACCGCATTCGGTTCGGTCGCATTGTCGGGGAACGGAAGCTTGATCGCCATCGGCGTGTCCTGTCATTCGCGCCAGGCAGCATCTTTGCCTTCGTCCGGTGGACCTCCAACGACTTTGGCACGATCATTTCGCGCATCGACATCTTGCGCGCGGTCGCACTGGGACAGCGCTGCTCGACCGTTCCTTATGTGACGCCCGGCGGTGAGATTCTGCTGCGCCTGTCCGGCTGGCCGAAGGTCGAGCGCGTGCTGCAGATGATCGATGCCGTTGAGGCGCTCGGCGTCGATCCGGCTGATGTCGCTCCCGACCATTGGCATCACGTTCACAACCGTCTGTCCGTTAATGAAAACCCGCGCCCGTATACGAAAGCGCGCCATCAGGCCTGGCTCCATCGCCAAAGGGTGATGCGATGA
- a CDS encoding DUF2285 domain-containing protein: MRRAADGWHAVLRIGAVDHRVWSKDPPVLGASYAAELPFDGDFGARAYAARRLWRAMNGRAPGPAFHQLSKQRRERLSAAIRALDARSAGGSYRVIAEALFGKKRIPDRAWKTHDLRNRTIRLVQGGLALMRGGYRKLLRSGRRDE; this comes from the coding sequence ATGCGCCGCGCCGCCGACGGCTGGCACGCCGTGCTGCGCATCGGTGCAGTGGATCACCGTGTCTGGTCCAAGGATCCACCGGTGCTTGGCGCGTCATATGCAGCCGAACTGCCATTTGACGGCGATTTCGGCGCGCGTGCGTATGCAGCCCGCCGGCTGTGGCGCGCGATGAATGGACGCGCACCAGGTCCTGCCTTTCACCAACTATCTAAACAGCGGCGCGAACGCTTGAGCGCCGCGATCCGTGCGCTTGATGCTCGCAGCGCCGGCGGAAGCTATCGCGTTATCGCCGAAGCGCTCTTCGGCAAAAAGCGAATCCCCGACCGTGCCTGGAAGACCCATGATCTGCGCAATCGAACAATCCGCTTGGTGCAAGGCGGCCTTGCGTTGATGCGCGGTGGTTACCGCAAACTTCTGCGGTCCGGGCGCAGGGACGAATAG
- a CDS encoding helix-turn-helix domain-containing protein, with translation MDIREILAINLRKLRQARGLSQEELAHRAEIDRTYISALERSVYAAGIDVVDRLARSLGVEAADLLTRPPTSTKKRTRGQAE, from the coding sequence ATGGATATACGCGAGATACTTGCAATCAATTTGCGGAAGCTCCGGCAGGCCCGTGGTTTGTCACAGGAGGAATTGGCTCATCGTGCTGAAATTGACCGCACTTATATCAGCGCACTCGAGCGAAGCGTTTATGCGGCGGGTATCGACGTTGTCGATCGGCTCGCTCGCAGCCTGGGTGTCGAGGCCGCCGACCTGCTCACTCGCCCGCCCACAAGCACCAAGAAAAGGACTCGGGGGCAGGCCGAGTGA
- a CDS encoding S26 family signal peptidase, translating to MTGRLPMLAVTIGVAAALIATIVLEPIPLYIWNASASVPIGLYRLRPADQFQVTELVAVQPPEPLATFLDLNGYLPIGVPMLKRVLALPGQSVCRTGLTISVDEVAVGEAKDRDGRGRPLPKWQGCRVVGDGDLFLMNWQSDDSLDGRYFGFLPASSVIGRAMPVWTWEG from the coding sequence ATGACGGGCCGCCTACCGATGCTGGCCGTGACGATTGGGGTCGCTGCTGCGCTCATCGCGACGATCGTCCTGGAGCCGATTCCGCTATACATCTGGAACGCATCCGCGAGCGTGCCGATCGGTCTCTACCGCCTCCGACCGGCGGACCAATTCCAAGTTACTGAATTGGTCGCCGTGCAGCCGCCGGAGCCGCTCGCGACCTTCCTCGATTTGAACGGCTATTTGCCCATTGGCGTGCCCATGCTGAAGCGCGTGCTCGCCCTTCCGGGGCAGAGTGTTTGCAGAACCGGCCTCACGATTTCGGTCGACGAGGTCGCGGTGGGCGAGGCGAAGGACCGCGACGGACGCGGCCGGCCGCTGCCGAAATGGCAGGGCTGCCGCGTCGTCGGCGACGGCGATCTGTTTCTGATGAACTGGCAGTCGGACGACTCTCTTGATGGCCGGTATTTTGGATTTCTTCCGGCATCCAGCGTGATCGGCCGTGCGATGCCGGTGTGGACGTGGGAGGGGTGA
- a CDS encoding DUF7146 domain-containing protein, translated as MAGDASELARRLSCEAEAVCRHYLSNGRRAGRYWLVGDVYNTPGRSLFVRLHESPKGPAGKWTDAATGEHGDLLDIIRESLALRDFREVAEEARRFLKLPRSEEQSLPRPVRPVAPAGSQEAARRLFAISNPIEGTLAEAYLQRRGISCINHGGSLRFHPRCYYRPDEHSSTETWPAMIACVTDLDGRITGVHRTWLDPHGFDRVRLGKAPIDTPRRAMGDLLGNAVRFGVVDDVLAAGEGIETMLSLRYALPALPMAAALSANHLAAMMLPSGLRRLYIARDDDAAGDTVQAILTQRAVEAGVEAIPLSPRVGDFNEDLHIFGLEALRASLRLQLVPEDVVRLLHSSLATAE; from the coding sequence ATGGCCGGCGATGCTTCCGAACTGGCACGCCGCCTCTCGTGCGAGGCTGAGGCGGTGTGCCGACACTATCTCTCTAATGGCAGGCGGGCGGGGCGGTACTGGCTGGTCGGCGACGTCTACAATACGCCGGGCCGCTCGTTGTTCGTGCGGCTGCACGAATCACCGAAGGGACCCGCTGGGAAATGGACCGACGCCGCGACCGGAGAACATGGTGATCTCCTCGACATCATCCGCGAAAGTCTGGCCTTGCGAGACTTTCGCGAGGTCGCCGAGGAGGCGAGGCGCTTTCTGAAGCTGCCTCGTTCCGAGGAGCAATCACTCCCGAGGCCCGTTCGTCCAGTCGCGCCGGCCGGATCGCAGGAAGCCGCTCGTCGGCTCTTTGCGATATCCAACCCGATTGAAGGGACATTAGCCGAGGCGTACTTGCAGCGTCGCGGAATTAGTTGCATCAACCATGGTGGCAGCTTGCGCTTCCATCCTCGTTGCTACTATCGACCGGATGAGCATTCGTCGACCGAAACCTGGCCGGCGATGATAGCCTGTGTCACCGACCTCGATGGACGGATCACCGGCGTGCACCGCACCTGGCTAGATCCACACGGTTTTGATCGCGTGCGGCTCGGCAAGGCTCCGATCGACACACCACGACGCGCCATGGGTGACCTGCTCGGCAACGCCGTTCGCTTCGGCGTGGTCGATGATGTGCTCGCTGCCGGCGAGGGAATCGAGACCATGCTGTCACTGCGTTACGCACTGCCGGCCCTGCCCATGGCGGCCGCGCTTTCGGCTAATCATCTCGCAGCGATGATGCTGCCATCTGGCCTGCGTCGGCTCTATATCGCCCGCGATGACGATGCTGCCGGAGATACCGTACAGGCGATTCTCACGCAGCGCGCGGTAGAGGCCGGCGTTGAAGCGATTCCGCTGTCGCCTCGGGTGGGCGATTTCAACGAAGATCTGCACATCTTTGGCCTCGAAGCCCTCCGCGCATCGTTGCGGCTTCAGCTCGTACCAGAGGACGTCGTCCGTTTGCTGCATTCGTCGTTGGCAACCGCGGAATAG
- a CDS encoding lytic transglycosylase domain-containing protein: MRIRRVLLAMPLFDRLRDHSSVSIDVCKAGASPTACLGRLGTRVCAVVPVMLLLTAFDGAALAQSGSTAQPAISQTAHSFAGFINEAAQRFAIAPNWIRSVQRIESAGDVHARSPKGAMGLMQIMPATWAELRVRYNLGNDPYDPHDNILAGTAYLRELLDRYGSPGVFAAYNAGPSRYEEHLAGGSLPDETRAYVAKLANLLAVELPPRWTSGGQSSAAATLFVTRSDLMKTRDRLLALMPSSGVTTAFSAPDVSPMVPRPIGMFVPRSDSGVSR; encoded by the coding sequence GTGCGTATTCGACGTGTTCTCCTCGCCATGCCCTTGTTCGATCGATTGCGGGATCATTCCTCCGTCTCGATCGATGTCTGCAAGGCTGGCGCGAGCCCGACCGCGTGCTTGGGTCGGTTGGGCACGCGCGTTTGTGCAGTCGTGCCCGTGATGCTTCTTCTGACCGCGTTCGACGGTGCTGCTTTGGCCCAGAGCGGATCAACCGCCCAGCCGGCGATCAGTCAGACCGCTCACTCATTTGCCGGCTTCATCAATGAAGCCGCACAACGCTTTGCGATTGCGCCGAACTGGATCCGATCAGTCCAACGCATCGAGAGTGCTGGTGACGTGCACGCCAGATCGCCAAAAGGCGCAATGGGCCTGATGCAAATCATGCCAGCGACTTGGGCGGAACTTCGTGTGCGCTACAATCTCGGGAACGACCCCTACGACCCGCACGACAACATTCTGGCCGGTACGGCGTACTTGCGCGAACTGCTCGATCGGTATGGCTCGCCTGGCGTGTTTGCGGCGTACAATGCGGGACCATCTCGCTATGAAGAGCATCTTGCGGGCGGCTCTCTGCCAGACGAGACGCGAGCATACGTCGCAAAGCTTGCAAATCTGCTTGCCGTCGAACTGCCGCCGAGGTGGACGTCCGGCGGACAGTCATCAGCAGCTGCGACGCTATTCGTCACGCGATCCGATCTCATGAAGACGCGTGATCGGTTGTTGGCGCTCATGCCGTCTAGCGGTGTCACGACCGCGTTCTCGGCGCCCGATGTTTCGCCCATGGTCCCCCGGCCAATTGGCATGTTCGTCCCTCGATCGGATTCGGGAGTATCGCGATGA
- a CDS encoding DUF2493 domain-containing protein, giving the protein MTDHDDIEPPHDASPTEHVLAELQLFGYRPFDDQPDPRPLPDGRIITGAVVDIFDALVATLSDTRLEPDLDDLLWSTVNLFHRAVDRIGRQLDDNEQAQRKSQREQDGSEVRSVELERITAEGTTLIERRNCLELFRDQAIERFETHTGTLWRPRSGSLVNHRTLTAAMIDSRDFIAAKRRAETEILLPSGPKIALTGGLDFNDHHLIWDRLDKVHAKHPDMVLLHGGSPRGAELIASKWASNRKVAQIAFKPDWTRHAKAAPFKRNDAMLELLPIGVMHFPGTGIQDNLADKAKRLGIPVWMFGGA; this is encoded by the coding sequence ATGACCGACCACGATGACATCGAACCACCGCACGACGCATCTCCGACCGAACACGTTCTTGCCGAATTGCAGCTCTTCGGTTACCGCCCCTTCGACGACCAGCCCGATCCACGGCCGCTTCCCGACGGCAGGATCATTACCGGTGCCGTCGTCGATATCTTCGATGCCCTGGTCGCGACGTTGAGCGACACGCGGCTCGAGCCGGACCTCGACGATCTGCTCTGGTCGACCGTCAACCTGTTCCACCGAGCCGTCGACCGCATCGGTCGCCAACTCGACGACAACGAACAGGCGCAACGGAAGAGTCAGCGCGAGCAGGACGGTTCCGAAGTTCGATCCGTCGAACTCGAACGCATCACGGCGGAAGGCACCACGTTGATCGAGCGACGCAACTGCCTGGAGCTCTTCCGTGACCAAGCCATCGAACGCTTCGAGACTCACACCGGCACATTATGGCGCCCCCGATCGGGATCGCTGGTGAACCACCGCACCCTGACCGCGGCGATGATCGACTCCCGCGACTTCATCGCAGCCAAGCGCCGCGCCGAGACCGAGATCCTGCTGCCCTCAGGGCCAAAGATCGCGCTCACCGGAGGGCTCGACTTCAACGACCACCACCTCATCTGGGATCGTCTCGACAAGGTTCATGCCAAGCATCCCGACATGGTCCTGCTGCATGGCGGCTCCCCGAGGGGGGCCGAACTGATCGCCTCGAAATGGGCGAGCAACCGCAAAGTGGCCCAGATCGCCTTCAAGCCCGACTGGACGAGGCACGCCAAGGCAGCACCGTTCAAGCGCAACGATGCCATGCTCGAACTCCTGCCGATCGGCGTCATGCACTTCCCGGGCACGGGCATCCAGGACAACCTCGCCGACAAGGCGAAACGGCTCGGCATCCCGGTCTGGATGTTCGGCGGCGCATGA
- a CDS encoding transcriptional regulator domain-containing protein, which produces MPEFDWRSPESYKSLQDAEITDIAWECLRRNAGYRREYEVMIANSPNGEVTDEFRRRWGLCFRP; this is translated from the coding sequence ATGCCTGAATTCGACTGGCGGTCGCCGGAATCCTACAAGAGCCTACAAGACGCCGAAATCACCGACATCGCCTGGGAATGTCTCCGCCGCAACGCCGGTTACCGGCGTGAGTACGAGGTGATGATTGCCAACAGCCCGAACGGCGAAGTGACTGACGAATTCAGGAGGAGGTGGGGCCTCTGCTTTCGCCCATGA
- a CDS encoding bifunctional class I SAM-dependent methyltransferase/DEAD/DEAH box helicase, with translation MTESLAGGIATPLSMRAAANLTSAAVRAARQVLTELERGRRIDAAVLRSAMESAFGASDTAGVWNWKTAYDVCEAAAVLFLRKFGPAMRAKAGSTAAMLPMLTKIASCLPTHTRRSEDSQALQQFSTPIPLGLAACAAAGITPADRVLEPSAGTGLLAVFAELAGGVLVLNELAEARAALLDHLFAGVKVSRFDAAQIDDHLDASVVPSVVLMNPPFSALTNVDRRMTDAALRHIASALARLGDGGRLVAITGASFAPDNPAWREAFVRLQERGQVAFSAAIDGAIYAKHGTQIDTRLLVIDKLPAADPTAFPASPGMAADVATLLDWVNQHVPPRLPVAISPEIVAIERPAMSRSLGAVAPRSSSSSRDAAPEGVELTYETVEWSPPEGTRLTDALYEEYGLQSIRIPGSCAHPTKLVQSAAMASVASPKPSYRPHLPSSLVADGVLSDAQLESVIYAGEAHSEFLVGSWTVDATFDVIAAARDDAENAVRFRRGWFLGDGTGAGKGRQVAGILLDNWLKGRRRAVWVSKSDKLIEDAQRDWSALGMERLLVTPLSRFRQGTRIRLAEGVLFTTYATLRTDERGEKLSRVRQIVEWLGSDFDGVIVFDESHAMQNAIGGKGERGDQAASQQGRAGLRLQHALPNARVVYVSATGATTVHNLAYAQRLGLWGGADFPFATRAEFVEAIEEGGVAAMEVLARDLKALGLYAARSLSYEGVEYELVEHQLTPEQVRIYDAYAGAFSVIHNNLDAAMRAANITGATGTLNGQAKSAARSAFESAKQRFFGHLLTSMKTPSLIRAIENDLEAGHAAVIQIVSTGEALMERRLAEIPTEEWGDVQVDITPREYVLDYLAHSFPVQLYEPFTDSEGNLCSRPVYRDGQPVESREAVARRDRLIEKLASLPPVPGALDQVIQRFGTELVAEVTGRSRRVIRKGDRLVVENRAGSANLAETSAFMDDVKRILVFSDAGGTGRSYHAELSARNRRLRVHYLLEPGWKADAAIQGLGRTNRTNQAQPPLFRPIATDVKAEKRFLSTIARRLDTLGAITRGQRQTGGQGLFRPEDNLESQYGRDALRQLYTLLARGKVDGCSLGRFEDATGLKLMDANGLRNDLPPITTFLNRLLALTIDLQNVLFTAFEQLLTARIEGAVASGTYDVGLETLRAESLVVTDRRTIYDQRGTGAETRLLTVTQRQRNHPVSLDDALARLSDRQAVLLVNERSGRAAVQVPAASVMLDDGEIERRVRLIRPMDQHTVPLSMMAESHWIEADRGRFAAAWVAELAEVPQFTESTIHVVAGLLLPIWKRLPNESTRVYRLQTDAGERIIGRKFSATWVANVLSRDAPALTPDAAFAALMEGRTVLDLAEELQLRRVRVMGAYRIELSGFNDTIRDRLRAYGLFGEIISWKLRMFVPTDASGIEVLSRVLDTYPVTGVSEREAA, from the coding sequence ATGACCGAATCTCTTGCCGGCGGCATCGCCACGCCGCTCTCCATGCGTGCCGCTGCAAATCTCACCTCTGCCGCTGTCAGGGCCGCGCGACAGGTCCTGACCGAGCTCGAACGCGGCCGTCGCATCGATGCCGCTGTTCTGCGTAGCGCCATGGAGTCTGCCTTTGGCGCCTCGGACACGGCCGGCGTTTGGAATTGGAAGACCGCCTATGACGTCTGCGAGGCGGCAGCCGTTCTGTTCCTTCGCAAGTTCGGCCCCGCGATGCGTGCCAAGGCTGGGTCGACGGCAGCAATGCTGCCGATGCTCACGAAGATCGCTAGCTGTCTGCCGACCCACACGCGGCGTTCCGAGGACAGCCAGGCGCTTCAGCAATTCTCGACGCCGATCCCGCTTGGGCTGGCCGCATGCGCCGCGGCTGGCATTACGCCGGCCGATCGCGTTCTTGAGCCTTCTGCTGGGACCGGTTTGCTCGCCGTCTTTGCCGAGCTCGCCGGCGGCGTTCTGGTCTTGAACGAGTTGGCCGAGGCCCGCGCGGCGCTGCTCGATCATCTCTTCGCAGGCGTTAAGGTCTCGCGGTTCGATGCTGCACAGATCGACGACCACCTCGACGCGAGTGTCGTGCCGAGCGTCGTTCTGATGAACCCGCCGTTCTCGGCATTGACGAACGTAGACCGACGGATGACGGATGCGGCTCTCCGTCACATCGCTTCAGCGCTCGCGCGTCTTGGCGACGGTGGACGCCTTGTCGCCATCACTGGCGCCAGCTTCGCACCGGATAACCCGGCATGGCGAGAAGCCTTTGTGCGGCTCCAGGAACGCGGGCAGGTAGCGTTTTCTGCGGCGATCGACGGCGCCATCTACGCGAAGCACGGAACACAAATCGACACACGGCTGCTTGTGATCGACAAGCTGCCCGCTGCCGATCCGACGGCTTTTCCGGCTTCGCCAGGCATGGCGGCCGACGTCGCTACCTTGCTCGACTGGGTGAACCAGCATGTGCCTCCAAGGCTGCCCGTCGCCATATCACCGGAGATCGTCGCTATCGAGCGGCCGGCTATGTCGCGATCGCTGGGCGCCGTTGCACCACGCTCATCGTCTTCTTCGAGAGACGCCGCGCCAGAAGGCGTCGAACTTACATACGAAACGGTCGAATGGTCGCCGCCGGAAGGCACCCGGCTCACCGATGCCCTTTACGAGGAATACGGATTGCAATCGATCCGTATTCCCGGATCGTGCGCACACCCGACCAAGCTCGTGCAGTCCGCGGCGATGGCGTCCGTTGCGTCACCGAAACCATCCTATCGTCCGCACCTGCCTTCGAGTCTGGTGGCAGATGGAGTTCTGTCGGACGCCCAACTTGAGAGCGTCATCTATGCCGGCGAGGCGCATTCTGAGTTTCTCGTGGGCTCCTGGACGGTCGATGCGACCTTTGATGTTATCGCCGCCGCGCGCGATGACGCAGAGAATGCCGTCCGCTTTCGCCGCGGCTGGTTCTTGGGCGATGGCACCGGCGCGGGCAAGGGCCGGCAGGTCGCCGGGATTCTGCTCGACAACTGGCTCAAGGGCCGCCGACGTGCCGTCTGGGTCAGCAAATCCGACAAGCTGATCGAGGACGCGCAGCGCGATTGGTCCGCGCTCGGGATGGAGCGCCTGCTCGTTACGCCCTTGTCCCGGTTTCGCCAGGGCACCCGGATCCGGCTTGCGGAAGGCGTCCTATTTACCACCTACGCCACGCTACGGACCGACGAGCGTGGCGAGAAGCTTTCGCGCGTCAGGCAGATCGTCGAATGGTTGGGCTCGGACTTCGACGGAGTGATCGTCTTCGACGAGAGCCACGCCATGCAGAATGCGATCGGGGGCAAGGGCGAGCGTGGTGACCAAGCGGCCTCTCAGCAGGGGCGCGCGGGCTTGAGGCTCCAGCACGCGCTGCCGAATGCCCGCGTGGTCTATGTGTCGGCGACGGGCGCAACCACGGTCCACAATCTCGCTTATGCCCAACGCCTCGGCCTTTGGGGCGGCGCCGACTTTCCGTTCGCCACCCGTGCCGAGTTCGTCGAAGCGATCGAGGAGGGTGGGGTCGCGGCCATGGAGGTGCTGGCGCGCGACCTCAAGGCGCTCGGCCTCTACGCAGCCCGCTCGCTCTCTTACGAGGGCGTCGAGTACGAGCTTGTTGAGCACCAACTGACGCCGGAGCAGGTCCGCATTTACGACGCCTATGCCGGTGCGTTCAGCGTCATCCATAATAACCTGGACGCGGCGATGCGGGCCGCCAACATCACCGGCGCAACGGGAACGCTGAACGGGCAGGCCAAATCTGCGGCACGCTCCGCCTTCGAAAGCGCGAAGCAGCGCTTCTTCGGTCACCTCCTGACCTCGATGAAGACCCCGTCACTGATCCGTGCGATCGAGAACGATCTTGAGGCTGGGCACGCCGCGGTCATCCAGATCGTGTCGACGGGCGAAGCGCTGATGGAGCGCCGGCTCGCGGAGATTCCAACTGAAGAATGGGGCGACGTCCAGGTCGACATCACCCCGCGCGAGTATGTCCTCGACTACCTCGCCCACTCCTTCCCGGTCCAGCTCTACGAACCCTTCACCGACTCGGAAGGTAACCTCTGCTCCCGGCCTGTCTATCGCGACGGCCAGCCGGTCGAGAGCCGGGAAGCCGTCGCACGCCGTGACCGCCTCATCGAGAAGCTTGCCTCGCTGCCGCCGGTACCTGGGGCACTGGATCAGGTCATCCAGCGCTTCGGCACCGAACTGGTCGCCGAGGTGACGGGCCGCTCGCGCCGCGTCATCCGCAAGGGCGACCGGCTGGTGGTCGAAAACCGCGCAGGCTCGGCCAATCTCGCCGAGACCTCGGCCTTCATGGATGACGTCAAGCGCATCCTCGTGTTCTCCGACGCCGGCGGCACGGGGCGGAGTTACCATGCCGAACTGTCGGCGCGGAATCGCCGGTTGCGCGTCCATTACCTGCTCGAGCCCGGCTGGAAGGCCGACGCCGCGATCCAAGGCCTTGGCCGCACCAACCGGACCAACCAGGCGCAGCCGCCGCTGTTTCGTCCGATTGCGACAGACGTGAAGGCCGAGAAGCGCTTTCTCAGCACCATTGCCCGCCGGCTCGATACGTTGGGAGCCATTACGCGCGGCCAACGTCAGACCGGAGGACAGGGCCTGTTCCGGCCCGAGGACAATCTCGAAAGCCAGTATGGACGTGATGCGTTGCGTCAGCTCTACACGCTGCTCGCGCGAGGCAAGGTCGACGGTTGCTCGCTTGGGAGGTTCGAGGATGCAACCGGTCTGAAGCTCATGGATGCCAATGGGCTCAGGAATGACCTGCCGCCGATCACGACCTTTCTGAACAGGTTATTGGCGCTCACCATCGACCTCCAGAATGTGCTGTTCACCGCCTTCGAGCAGCTCTTGACCGCTCGGATCGAAGGCGCGGTTGCATCCGGCACCTACGACGTCGGGTTGGAAACACTCCGTGCCGAGAGCCTTGTCGTCACCGACCGGCGGACGATCTATGACCAGCGGGGGACCGGCGCCGAGACCCGGCTGCTCACTGTCACACAGCGCCAGCGCAATCATCCGGTGAGTCTGGATGACGCTCTTGCTCGTCTTTCCGATCGTCAGGCCGTCCTGCTGGTCAATGAGCGCTCGGGACGAGCCGCCGTGCAGGTCCCCGCGGCGAGCGTCATGCTCGATGACGGCGAGATCGAGCGGCGCGTCCGTCTGATCCGGCCGATGGATCAGCACACGGTCCCCTTGAGCATGATGGCGGAGAGCCACTGGATCGAAGCGGACCGTGGGCGCTTCGCTGCGGCCTGGGTGGCGGAGCTTGCCGAGGTGCCCCAGTTCACGGAAAGCACGATCCACGTTGTGGCGGGCTTGCTGCTCCCTATCTGGAAGCGGCTGCCGAACGAATCAACCCGCGTCTATCGGCTCCAGACCGATGCGGGCGAACGCATCATCGGACGCAAGTTTTCGGCCACATGGGTCGCAAACGTCCTTTCGAGGGACGCGCCCGCGCTGACGCCGGACGCTGCCTTTGCCGCGCTGATGGAGGGACGCACCGTCCTCGACCTCGCGGAGGAACTCCAACTTCGCCGCGTCCGGGTGATGGGCGCCTATCGCATCGAGCTGTCCGGATTCAACGACACGATACGCGATCGCCTCCGTGCTTACGGCCTCTTTGGGGAGATCATCTCCTGGAAGCTGCGCATGTTCGTACCCACGGACGCGAGCGGCATCGAGGTCCTGTCCAGGGTGCTCGACACCTATCCGGTTACGGGCGTCAGTGAGCGGGAGGCCGCGTGA
- a CDS encoding replication initiator protein A: MRRKHHSERDQLELFRALPGDLAPRDAQDLMAYPFFSLAKTKRIVPIDFRAGAIAIRVEAVPEHGMATIWDADVLIWAASQIVEARDAGLKTSRLMAATPYEILTFVGRGTGARDYDRLKAGLDRLQSTTVLTSIRQPAERRRHRFSWINEWKETADANGRPFGIELILPDWFYAGVIDDALVLTIDRAYFELTGGLERWLYRLVRKHGGRQDGGWSFDLVHLHAKSGILSPLKHFAYDVRQIVQRQTLPGYQLVLTRDPDGTERLNFAPTPVDPLTARLRRRGLIPNSEDNL; the protein is encoded by the coding sequence ATGCGGCGCAAACACCATTCGGAGCGCGACCAGCTTGAGCTCTTTCGGGCGTTGCCCGGCGATCTTGCGCCGCGCGACGCGCAGGATCTGATGGCGTATCCGTTCTTCTCCCTCGCAAAGACTAAGCGGATCGTGCCGATCGACTTCCGTGCCGGTGCGATCGCAATTCGTGTCGAAGCCGTGCCGGAACACGGCATGGCGACGATCTGGGATGCAGACGTTCTGATCTGGGCCGCGTCCCAGATTGTCGAAGCCCGTGATGCCGGCCTGAAGACGTCGCGCCTGATGGCTGCAACGCCGTATGAAATTCTGACGTTCGTCGGCCGCGGCACCGGCGCACGCGACTATGATCGGCTGAAGGCGGGTCTCGACAGACTTCAGTCAACGACCGTGCTGACGTCGATCCGTCAGCCGGCAGAGCGGCGACGGCATCGCTTCTCCTGGATCAACGAGTGGAAAGAGACGGCCGATGCAAATGGCCGCCCATTTGGGATCGAGCTGATCCTGCCGGATTGGTTCTACGCTGGCGTCATCGATGACGCGCTCGTGCTGACGATTGATCGCGCCTATTTCGAGCTGACGGGCGGACTTGAGAGGTGGCTTTATCGTCTTGTGCGCAAGCACGGCGGACGCCAGGACGGCGGCTGGAGTTTTGATCTGGTGCACCTCCATGCCAAGTCCGGCATCCTCTCGCCCCTCAAGCACTTTGCTTACGACGTGCGCCAGATCGTCCAGCGCCAGACATTGCCCGGTTATCAGCTCGTGCTCACGCGCGACCCTGATGGCACCGAGCGACTGAACTTTGCACCCACGCCTGTTGATCCCTTAACGGCCCGCTTGCGCCGGCGCGGTCTCATTCCAAATTCGGAGGACAACCTGTGA